A region from the Marinitoga litoralis genome encodes:
- a CDS encoding alkaline phosphatase family protein — translation MWKDILKEIYDNKIEGLGILPHYNKYSILNVANWIIYNFGGIPLYNPYPIPFKNKKHVVLFLVDAMSYNTFKLVLKEGDFKYLKQHQFFPATSVFPSTTANAITTIMTAQPPAKHGILGYILYLKELGSLVSMIDFSPILGDRGVFETFLVNDILNVRTIYEILNDLDVKTFTHTHSDIVNSGLSKIHGKGGNIKGYKSLVEMFGMVYDKLNEFKNDKSFQFAYYGYVDGIGHKYGPKDRKYKSEIYWFLKMLEKEFLECIDLKDTAIIITADHGMLESPLVNEIRFSNKDELSKNLWIPPGGEMRMMYFYTKNKKRFFDYFNLNYNDYGNLLDINEAENINLFGCKLDEKFKERVGDYIMISKSNYSFVYKYGNSFVHLKGKHGGLSFHEMVVPLIVFG, via the coding sequence TTGTGGAAAGATATATTAAAAGAAATATATGATAATAAGATAGAGGGACTTGGGATATTACCTCATTACAATAAATATTCTATACTTAATGTTGCAAATTGGATAATATATAATTTTGGTGGAATCCCATTATATAATCCATATCCCATACCATTTAAAAATAAAAAACACGTTGTATTATTTTTAGTTGATGCTATGAGCTATAACACATTTAAATTAGTATTAAAAGAAGGAGATTTTAAGTATTTAAAACAACATCAGTTTTTTCCAGCGACTTCTGTTTTCCCTTCTACAACTGCAAATGCAATAACAACAATTATGACTGCACAACCTCCAGCTAAACACGGTATTTTAGGGTATATATTATACTTAAAGGAATTGGGGTCATTAGTAAGCATGATAGATTTTTCTCCAATACTAGGTGATAGGGGAGTTTTTGAAACGTTTTTAGTCAATGATATATTAAATGTTAGAACTATATATGAGATTTTAAATGATTTAGATGTTAAAACATTTACACATACCCATTCTGATATAGTGAACAGTGGATTGAGTAAAATTCATGGGAAAGGTGGCAATATTAAAGGATATAAATCTTTAGTAGAAATGTTTGGAATGGTATATGATAAATTAAATGAGTTTAAAAATGATAAGTCATTTCAATTTGCATATTATGGATATGTTGATGGTATAGGACATAAATATGGTCCAAAAGATAGAAAATATAAATCAGAAATATATTGGTTTTTAAAAATGTTAGAAAAAGAATTTTTAGAATGTATAGATTTAAAGGATACAGCAATTATAATAACAGCAGATCATGGGATGTTGGAATCTCCATTAGTTAATGAAATAAGATTTTCTAATAAGGATGAGTTATCAAAAAATTTGTGGATTCCTCCTGGTGGAGAAATGAGGATGATGTATTTTTATACAAAAAACAAAAAAAGATTTTTTGATTATTTTAATTTAAATTACAATGATTATGGTAACTTGTTAGATATAAATGAAGCTGAAAATATTAATCTTTTTGGATGTAAATTAGATGAAAAGTTTAAAGAGAGAGTTGGAGATTATATAATGATTTCAAAAAGCAATTATAGTTTTGTATATAAATATGGTAATTCATTTGTTCATTTAAAAGGAAAACATGGAGGTTTATCATTTCATGAGATGGTAGTTCCGCTTATAGTTTTTGGATAA
- a CDS encoding acylphosphatase, which translates to MTGKRYRVYGRVQGVGFRWFVNSVAESLNIKGYVMNMPDGSVEVWGEGDEEALNSLKNYIIKGNGFSYVENIEEEIVPVQGYTHFSIKY; encoded by the coding sequence ATGACTGGTAAAAGGTATAGAGTATATGGTAGAGTTCAAGGTGTAGGCTTTAGATGGTTTGTTAATAGTGTAGCGGAAAGTTTAAATATAAAAGGTTATGTTATGAATATGCCAGACGGTAGCGTAGAAGTCTGGGGAGAAGGAGATGAAGAAGCTTTAAACTCATTAAAAAATTATATAATAAAAGGGAATGGTTTTTCATATGTAGAAAATATAGAAGAAGAAATAGTACCCGTTCAAGGTTATACACATTTTTCTATTAAATATTAA
- a CDS encoding LVIVD repeat-containing protein, whose product MKFKTLLILSLLLAISLLANQSLFINSYEEGVSEIYFENPLSPKFVSSYPYVLNIKDLPVFFDSKVTSFFINEDLLVIGLESKKVYFINLKNNDFQVFELKDYPTQIKMYEDTYYVSVYKNEIIPFKYENGKVIKGFRINSIGETFDFAFTDNYLYVADGIKGLAIYSKSNGTFKYMRHLKTGGDVQKIYIDENYIYTLDGAKGISVFDISFKLLPFLVKTVDTGGGVNAILKKGNYLFVTDKWYGLEVFKMEDILDTDAKKKVLPIYKHYTLNTPIDLKIIDNNYLVVTDDWGGLELFNISNPDKPELVKTFNNHTILQGLFVKDNYLYAADKKDGLIIFDIADPTDPKEVASKRTLNLKLLPRRLEQTLNDAFNVFADNKYAYIADRQNGFTIFDISDLNNPTVLSNYVDVKDNDNVILGYTNNFVVEENTAYIADSYKDLVVLDITNKNKPVINSINRVLGRTMDVAKKGNYIFLATDDVGFETIKFENGKYYNLSQKFRINGFVKDIELYNDYAYLAVDWKYTVLKNKTVEIGEPGVYIVNITDPENPFVENRININDSGVLKVRVFNDILFAAMGKDGFALIDIKTNKIISKINTPGYTYDLYVKNNYLYVADGKNGMMIFDIQNPTNPQFIKKIFWRTYGEIQ is encoded by the coding sequence ATGAAGTTTAAAACGCTCTTAATTTTGTCGTTGCTATTAGCTATTAGCTTATTAGCAAATCAATCTCTATTTATAAACAGTTATGAAGAAGGTGTTAGTGAAATATATTTTGAAAATCCATTATCACCTAAATTTGTTTCATCATACCCATATGTATTAAATATTAAAGATTTACCTGTATTTTTTGATTCAAAAGTTACTTCTTTTTTTATTAACGAAGACCTATTAGTTATTGGCTTAGAATCAAAAAAAGTTTATTTTATTAATCTAAAAAATAATGATTTCCAAGTTTTTGAGTTAAAAGATTATCCAACACAAATAAAAATGTATGAAGATACATATTATGTTTCTGTATATAAAAATGAAATAATACCTTTTAAATATGAAAATGGAAAAGTAATTAAAGGTTTTAGAATTAATTCAATTGGAGAAACATTTGATTTTGCTTTCACAGATAATTACTTATACGTTGCTGATGGTATAAAAGGTTTAGCTATTTATTCAAAATCTAATGGTACATTCAAATATATGAGACACCTTAAAACTGGTGGAGATGTCCAAAAGATTTATATTGACGAAAATTATATTTATACATTAGATGGAGCAAAGGGTATTTCTGTTTTTGATATTTCATTTAAATTATTACCATTTTTAGTAAAAACAGTTGATACTGGTGGTGGAGTAAATGCAATTTTAAAAAAAGGAAATTATTTATTTGTAACTGATAAATGGTACGGATTAGAAGTATTTAAAATGGAAGATATTTTAGATACAGATGCTAAAAAGAAAGTTTTACCTATATATAAACACTATACTTTAAATACACCTATAGATTTAAAAATCATAGATAACAATTATTTAGTTGTTACAGATGATTGGGGCGGATTAGAATTATTCAATATTTCAAATCCAGATAAACCAGAATTAGTAAAAACATTTAACAATCATACAATATTACAAGGATTATTTGTAAAGGATAATTATTTATACGCAGCAGATAAAAAAGATGGATTAATTATTTTTGATATAGCTGATCCTACTGATCCTAAGGAAGTAGCTTCAAAAAGAACGTTGAATTTAAAATTATTACCAAGAAGATTAGAACAAACATTAAATGATGCTTTTAATGTTTTTGCAGATAATAAATATGCATATATTGCCGACAGACAAAATGGTTTTACTATTTTTGACATTTCTGATTTGAATAATCCTACAGTACTATCAAATTATGTAGATGTAAAAGATAATGATAATGTTATTTTAGGTTATACAAATAATTTTGTTGTAGAAGAAAATACAGCTTATATAGCTGACTCTTACAAGGATTTAGTAGTATTAGATATAACTAATAAGAATAAACCTGTTATAAATTCAATTAATAGAGTTCTTGGAAGAACAATGGATGTAGCGAAAAAAGGAAACTATATTTTCTTAGCAACTGATGACGTTGGATTTGAAACTATTAAATTTGAAAATGGAAAATATTATAATTTATCACAAAAATTTAGAATAAATGGTTTTGTAAAGGATATAGAATTATATAACGATTATGCATACCTTGCTGTTGATTGGAAATATACTGTATTAAAAAACAAAACAGTTGAAATCGGAGAACCAGGTGTTTATATCGTAAATATTACAGATCCTGAAAATCCATTTGTAGAAAATAGAATAAATATAAATGATTCTGGTGTTTTAAAAGTAAGAGTATTTAATGATATTTTATTCGCTGCTATGGGAAAAGATGGTTTTGCATTAATTGACATTAAAACAAATAAAATTATTTCAAAAATAAATACACCTGGTTATACATACGATTTATACGTTAAAAATAATTATTTATATGTTGCTGATGGCAAAAATGGTATGATGATATTCGATATTCAAAATCCAACTAATCCACAATTTATTAAAAAGATTTTCTGGAGAACATATGGCGAAATTCAATAA
- a CDS encoding MBL fold metallo-hydrolase, with protein MNKSFVLFESNNHKVIHLGFEYLNSEGIFSNQYLIIHNKIGFLIDPGGVHVFSRVLSNISSYIDPRNILGVFFSHQDPDVAAGLSLLHAHLPFAKYYFSKLWDRFMPHYGIFKKNNFFLIEDYGGKFFFDDNSYLEFIPAHFLHSPGNFTLYDPISKILFSGDIGVGIVPPSMKKIFVDDFEEYKAHMEEFHKRYMASNKIINMWISKIKDLDIEIMASQHGLLFKKNEYLQFLDWIKDLKCGDDIIEEIYNKN; from the coding sequence ATGAATAAATCATTTGTTTTATTTGAAAGTAATAATCATAAGGTTATTCATTTAGGATTTGAATATTTAAATTCTGAAGGTATTTTTTCAAACCAATATTTAATAATACACAATAAAATAGGATTTTTAATTGATCCTGGGGGAGTTCATGTCTTCTCCAGGGTTTTATCTAATATTTCTAGTTATATTGATCCAAGAAATATTCTTGGCGTATTCTTTTCACATCAGGATCCTGATGTAGCTGCTGGATTAAGCCTATTACATGCTCATTTACCTTTTGCAAAATATTATTTTTCTAAATTATGGGATAGATTTATGCCACATTATGGAATATTTAAAAAAAATAACTTTTTTTTAATTGAAGATTACGGGGGTAAATTTTTTTTCGATGATAATTCATATTTAGAATTTATACCAGCTCATTTTTTACATTCACCTGGGAATTTCACATTATATGATCCTATATCTAAGATTTTATTTTCAGGTGATATTGGTGTCGGAATAGTACCACCTTCAATGAAAAAAATATTTGTTGATGATTTTGAAGAATATAAAGCACATATGGAAGAGTTTCATAAAAGATATATGGCATCTAATAAAATAATAAATATGTGGATTTCTAAAATAAAAGATTTAGATATTGAAATTATGGCTTCACAACACGGATTACTATTTAAAAAGAATGAATATTTACAGTTTTTAGATTGGATAAAGGATTTAAAATGTGGCGATGACATTATCGAGGAAATATATAATAAAAATTGA
- a CDS encoding MBL fold metallo-hydrolase: MSKSIELFENENHKFIYLGVEKNNLEGIFTNQFLIIHNNEGVLLDPGGVHVFPRVLANVSENIDVKNIKAIFYTHQDPDVSSGVALWNSTLENPKIYISGLWERFLPHFGVFDNSLLEPIPDKGTKITFSDGYSLDIIPAHFLHSLGNFVLYDSISKILFSGDIGVGVVQPSENKIFVENFDNYKQYMEGFHKRYMSSNIAIRKWIDTISKYEIDMMVPQHGLLFKKEEFRHFLNWFKDLKCGVDIINEIY, translated from the coding sequence ATGTCTAAATCTATTGAATTATTTGAAAATGAAAATCATAAGTTTATATATTTAGGTGTTGAAAAAAATAATTTAGAAGGAATTTTTACAAATCAATTTTTAATTATTCATAATAATGAAGGTGTACTATTGGATCCAGGTGGTGTTCACGTTTTTCCAAGAGTTTTAGCTAATGTTTCTGAAAATATTGATGTAAAAAATATAAAAGCTATATTTTACACTCACCAAGATCCTGATGTTTCATCTGGTGTTGCTTTATGGAATTCAACTTTAGAAAATCCAAAAATTTATATATCAGGATTATGGGAAAGATTTTTACCTCATTTTGGTGTATTTGATAATTCGTTGTTAGAACCAATTCCAGATAAAGGTACAAAAATTACTTTTTCTGATGGATATTCTTTGGATATAATTCCTGCTCACTTTTTACATTCTTTAGGTAATTTTGTATTATATGATTCTATTTCAAAAATTTTATTTTCAGGTGATATTGGCGTTGGAGTTGTTCAACCTTCTGAAAACAAAATTTTTGTTGAAAATTTTGATAATTATAAACAGTATATGGAAGGATTCCATAAAAGATATATGTCTTCAAATATTGCTATAAGAAAATGGATTGATACTATTTCAAAATATGAAATTGATATGATGGTTCCTCAACATGGTTTATTATTTAAAAAAGAAGAATTTAGACATTTTCTAAATTGGTTTAAAGATTTAAAATGCGGTGTAGATATAATAAATGAGATTTACTAG
- a CDS encoding methyl-accepting chemotaxis protein translates to MSEKNIEYLKQTLEKVSESIYHENILTSFIDNLDEVLGERFDKATKITNEVGLNIIKTIDNTANIAHSIEELSNNSKNEKFELSKINKNIIDKLQNVGGNLEEVKTDVAESINLVSKALENFNEVKEITKNINKIARKTNILSINASIEAAKAKEHGRGFAVVAEEIQKLSTETNESAKQINNKINYLSDEIKSVLDNINYISMLFETVANITENSLQVLEKNEEFLDKIIFSLEESSITLEENIGNLTMSKEDLLNLINTISSLNSVIKNILNMQKEIKNIKI, encoded by the coding sequence ATGAGTGAAAAAAACATTGAATATTTAAAGCAAACACTTGAGAAAGTATCTGAAAGCATATATCATGAAAATATTTTAACTTCTTTTATAGATAATTTAGATGAAGTTTTAGGTGAAAGATTTGATAAAGCTACTAAAATTACAAATGAAGTTGGTCTTAATATAATAAAAACTATTGATAATACCGCAAATATCGCTCATTCAATAGAAGAATTATCAAATAATAGTAAAAATGAAAAATTTGAATTATCTAAAATCAATAAAAATATAATTGATAAATTACAAAATGTTGGTGGAAATTTAGAAGAAGTAAAAACTGATGTTGCTGAATCTATAAATTTAGTTTCTAAAGCTCTAGAAAATTTTAACGAAGTTAAAGAGATAACTAAAAATATTAATAAAATTGCTAGAAAAACTAATATCCTATCTATAAATGCGTCCATCGAAGCAGCAAAAGCTAAAGAGCACGGGAGAGGCTTTGCAGTAGTTGCTGAAGAAATCCAAAAACTTTCAACTGAAACAAATGAAAGTGCAAAACAAATAAATAATAAAATTAATTATCTTTCAGATGAAATAAAATCAGTTTTAGATAATATCAATTATATATCAATGCTATTTGAAACAGTTGCTAATATAACAGAAAATTCTTTACAAGTACTTGAAAAAAATGAGGAATTTTTAGATAAAATAATTTTTTCTCTAGAAGAAAGTTCTATTACTTTAGAAGAAAATATTGGGAATTTAACTATGTCAAAAGAAGATTTATTGAATTTAATAAATACTATATCTTCTCTTAATTCAGTAATAAAAAATATTTTGAATATGCAAAAAGAAATTAAAAATATAAAAATATAG
- the tpiA gene encoding triose-phosphate isomerase, translated as MEKMTIKDLDLKGKKVIMRVDFNVPMKDGKITNDKRIKEAIPTIKHALKEGSKVILLSHLGRPKGEAKPEFSLRPVAERLSKLLDQEVKFVPEVVGEEVKKAVEELKEGEVLVLENTRFMKGETKNDLELAKQWADLADVHVNDAFGTAHRAHASNVGIAQFIPSVAGFLMEKEIKFLSKATQNPEKPYVVILGGAKVSDKIGVITNLLEKADKILIGGAMMFTFLKAQGKEIGSSKFEEDKVDLAKELLAKAEEKGVELVLPVDTIVAQKLEAGVEKKVVKIDEGIEEGWMGLDIGPESIELFKSKLAGAKTVVWNGPMGVFEIEDFATGTKEVAKMVADITDEGATTIIGGGDSAAAIELFGLERKVSHVSTGGGASLEFLEGLELPGIASIASKKKLTNRKYVLAGNWKMNKTNLEAAEFISKLTANIGKEKKFDVIIAPTFLALEKAVDLTASTNIGVAAQNMYFEDKGAFTGEVSAEMLKAIGVEYVILGHSERRNIFGETDEIINKKIKKALEKELTPIFCIGEKLEEREKGLTFNVVEKHVKEGFYGLNKEEAKKVIIAYEPVWAIGTGKVATPEQAEEVHAYIRRLLSELYDEETAESITILYGGSVNPGNYFGLFTKPNIDGGLVGGASLKESFIELADIMRRIIL; from the coding sequence ATGGAAAAAATGACAATAAAAGATTTAGATTTAAAAGGCAAAAAAGTAATAATGAGAGTAGATTTTAATGTTCCAATGAAAGATGGAAAAATAACTAATGATAAGAGAATTAAAGAAGCTATTCCTACAATAAAACATGCATTAAAAGAAGGTTCAAAAGTGATATTATTATCACACTTAGGAAGACCTAAAGGTGAAGCAAAACCAGAATTTTCATTAAGACCTGTTGCAGAAAGATTAAGCAAATTATTAGATCAAGAAGTAAAATTTGTTCCAGAAGTAGTTGGAGAAGAGGTTAAAAAAGCCGTTGAAGAATTAAAAGAAGGAGAAGTATTAGTATTAGAAAACACAAGATTCATGAAAGGTGAAACAAAAAATGATTTAGAATTAGCAAAACAATGGGCAGATTTAGCAGATGTACATGTTAATGATGCATTTGGTACAGCTCATAGAGCACATGCTTCAAATGTTGGTATAGCACAATTTATTCCTAGTGTAGCAGGATTCTTAATGGAAAAAGAAATAAAATTCTTATCAAAAGCTACTCAAAATCCAGAAAAACCATATGTGGTTATTTTAGGTGGTGCTAAAGTATCAGATAAAATAGGAGTTATTACTAACTTACTAGAAAAAGCAGATAAAATTTTAATTGGTGGAGCTATGATGTTCACATTCTTAAAAGCTCAAGGAAAAGAAATTGGTTCTTCTAAATTTGAAGAAGATAAAGTTGATTTAGCAAAAGAGTTATTAGCAAAAGCTGAAGAAAAAGGTGTAGAATTAGTTCTTCCAGTTGATACAATAGTTGCACAAAAATTAGAAGCTGGAGTAGAAAAGAAAGTTGTAAAAATAGATGAAGGTATAGAAGAAGGTTGGATGGGATTAGATATAGGACCTGAAAGCATTGAATTATTCAAATCAAAATTAGCTGGTGCAAAAACAGTTGTTTGGAATGGTCCAATGGGAGTTTTTGAAATAGAAGATTTTGCAACAGGTACAAAAGAAGTGGCAAAAATGGTTGCAGATATAACAGATGAGGGTGCTACAACAATTATTGGTGGTGGAGATAGTGCTGCTGCTATTGAATTATTTGGATTAGAAAGAAAAGTTTCACACGTTTCAACTGGTGGAGGAGCTTCATTAGAATTTTTAGAAGGTTTAGAATTACCTGGAATTGCAAGCATAGCTTCAAAAAAAAAACTAACTAATAGAAAGTATGTATTAGCTGGTAATTGGAAAATGAATAAAACAAATTTAGAAGCAGCAGAGTTTATTTCTAAATTAACAGCTAATATAGGAAAAGAAAAGAAATTTGATGTAATTATAGCTCCAACATTCTTAGCTTTAGAAAAAGCAGTCGACTTAACAGCAAGCACAAATATAGGTGTTGCAGCACAAAATATGTATTTTGAAGATAAAGGAGCATTTACAGGTGAAGTTTCAGCTGAAATGTTAAAAGCTATTGGAGTTGAATATGTAATATTGGGTCATTCTGAAAGAAGAAATATTTTTGGAGAAACTGATGAAATAATAAATAAAAAGATTAAAAAAGCATTAGAAAAAGAATTAACACCAATATTCTGTATTGGAGAAAAATTAGAAGAAAGAGAAAAAGGATTAACCTTTAATGTTGTTGAAAAGCATGTAAAAGAAGGATTTTATGGTTTAAATAAAGAAGAAGCGAAAAAAGTTATTATTGCATATGAACCAGTTTGGGCAATTGGAACAGGAAAAGTAGCAACTCCTGAACAAGCTGAAGAAGTACATGCTTATATTAGAAGATTATTATCTGAATTATATGATGAAGAAACAGCTGAATCAATAACAATATTATATGGAGGTAGTGTAAATCCAGGAAATTACTTTGGATTATTTACAAAACCAAATATTGATGGTGGTTTAGTTGGTGGAGCATCATTAAAAGAATCATTTATAGAATTAGCAGATATTATGAGAAGAATTATATTATAA
- the gap gene encoding type I glyceraldehyde-3-phosphate dehydrogenase, translating to MAIKVAINGFGRIGRVVFREMMKRGNFEVVAINDLTDPKTLAHLLKYDSVHGKFDGTVEVTETGFLVNGKEVKVFAEKAPRNLPWGDLGVDIVIESTGVFRNKEKAMPHIEAGAKKVIITAPAKGEVDLTVVLGVNDELLSKDHVVVSNASCTTNSIAPVIKVLKEKFGVKTGLLTTVHSFTNDQRVLDLPHSDLRRARAAAVNIIPTTTGAAKAVGIVIPELKGKLDGIAMRVPTPDGSITDLTVVVEKETTAEEVNAAMKEASETYLKGILGYTEEELVSSDIIGTTFSGIFDASLTKVMDGNLVKVASWYDNEYGYSARVVDLAEKMASML from the coding sequence ATGGCTATTAAAGTTGCTATTAACGGTTTTGGGAGAATTGGGAGAGTAGTATTTAGAGAAATGATGAAAAGGGGAAACTTTGAAGTAGTTGCAATAAATGATTTAACAGATCCAAAAACATTAGCTCACTTATTAAAATACGATAGTGTACATGGAAAATTTGATGGAACTGTAGAAGTAACAGAAACAGGATTTTTAGTTAACGGAAAAGAAGTAAAAGTTTTTGCTGAAAAAGCTCCTAGAAATTTACCTTGGGGAGATTTAGGAGTAGATATTGTTATTGAATCAACAGGCGTATTCAGAAATAAAGAAAAAGCAATGCCTCATATTGAAGCTGGAGCAAAAAAAGTAATTATTACAGCTCCTGCAAAAGGAGAAGTTGATTTAACAGTTGTATTAGGTGTTAATGACGAATTATTATCAAAAGATCATGTAGTTGTTTCAAACGCATCATGTACAACAAACTCAATTGCTCCTGTAATTAAAGTTTTAAAAGAAAAATTTGGTGTTAAAACAGGATTATTAACAACAGTTCATTCATTCACAAATGATCAAAGAGTTTTAGATTTACCACATTCAGACTTAAGAAGAGCAAGAGCAGCTGCTGTTAATATTATCCCAACAACAACAGGTGCTGCAAAAGCTGTAGGAATTGTTATTCCTGAATTAAAAGGAAAATTAGATGGTATAGCAATGAGAGTTCCAACACCAGATGGATCAATTACAGACTTAACAGTTGTAGTTGAAAAAGAGACAACAGCAGAAGAAGTAAATGCAGCTATGAAAGAAGCTTCAGAAACTTACTTAAAAGGAATTTTAGGTTATACAGAAGAAGAATTAGTATCTTCAGATATTATTGGAACAACATTCTCAGGTATCTTTGATGCATCATTAACAAAAGTTATGGATGGTAATTTAGTAAAAGTTGCATCATGGTATGATAATGAATATGGATATTCTGCAAGAGTTGTAGATTTAGCTGAAAAAATGGCATCAATGTTATAA
- a CDS encoding YbaB/EbfC family nucleoid-associated protein, which translates to MAKKIRGLGGRSLKSSGGKKNDIMKLMQEAQKTQELMEQELKAFESELAIKEFEATSGGGVVKVIATGDLKIKDIEISEELEDEDFDIIKDMIVAATNEVLEKAKNYKEEETEKISQKYLGGLNLGM; encoded by the coding sequence ATGGCTAAAAAAATAAGAGGTTTAGGTGGAAGAAGTTTGAAATCATCAGGTGGAAAAAAGAATGATATTATGAAATTAATGCAAGAAGCACAAAAAACACAAGAATTAATGGAACAAGAATTAAAAGCATTTGAATCAGAACTTGCTATTAAAGAATTTGAGGCAACTAGTGGCGGCGGAGTTGTTAAAGTAATCGCTACAGGAGACTTGAAAATAAAAGATATTGAAATTTCTGAAGAGTTGGAAGATGAAGATTTTGATATTATTAAAGATATGATAGTTGCAGCAACAAATGAAGTATTAGAAAAAGCAAAAAATTATAAGGAAGAAGAAACAGAAAAAATATCTCAAAAATATCTAGGCGGTTTAAATTTAGGTATGTAA